AAATGTAAATTTGGGAGCAGGTGCGGGACAAGCGGACAAAGATACTTCCCTACACGTTGAAGCATTCTATCAATATAAAATCGGAGATAATATTGAGGTGACGCCTGGCTTAATCTGGATTACTGCACCGGACTCTGATAGCAGCAATCCTGATAGTTTATTTGCTTGGGTTCGTACAGTCTTTAGGTTTTAACGTTTCGCGGAAGTCCCCAGGCTCAATGTATTCATAGCCTGGGAATTCTAAGAAAAGCCGAAAGGCTTGCGTAACCTCGTTCCCAGTCTGCAGACTGGGAATGTATTCTCAGAGGCTCTGCCTCTGGTCAAGCCACTGGAGGCGGAGCCTCCCAAAATCGATTCCCAGCCTGGAGGCTGGGAACGAGTCAGTCCAAGGGTTGTATTTTAATTTAGTGCCATTCGGAAGGAAACCCAACATATTGCAATATGTTGGGTTTCCCTCCAAGAAATAAATTATCCAATCTTGTGGGGTGGGCGACACGAGAGCCATATCAACTGGGCGCTCATGTTGCCCACCCCACAAGAGTTAATTGAATATTTTTTTATTTGGAAGTCCAATAGAGAAAAGTCTGAGTGGAATGGCACTAAGAAAAGGCGAAAGGCTTGTGTCATCTCGTTCCCAGTCTTCAGACTGGGAATGTATTCCAAGAGGCTCTGCCTCTGGTCAGCCCCCTGGAGGCGGAGCCTCCGAGAATGGGTTCCCAGCCTGGAGCCTGGGAACCAGTTAGGGCAAAGCTTATAGCTTTTCTTAGTGCCATTCAAGTCTGATTGCTAGAAGCCAGTACTCAGAATTTTGGAGTGGATTTAGTTGATAAATTGGGTTTTTATAGATACAGAAAAAGTCTACCATTTAGAAATTAAATGTACTACGTATAGCACCTACCCAAATTGGATCGTTGGCAGAATCTCCTTGGGGGTTGAGAATTACAAACAAAGTTGGGGTAACACTAATGTTGTCATTCACTCGATAAGTATAGAAACCTTCTAAATGGAAGGAAGTATCTCTGTTGACGCGAGTTGTGACATCATTGCTAGTGACTTTAGGAGGTACACCAAAGACTAACCCACCTAGATTCGCTTTTTTAAATAGGTCTGGAAAAGCCAAGGTAAGCGCACCATTAATTATGGTTGCATCGTTACTAGTACCTTCTTGATGGGCAAGAGTATAACCAAACCAACCACCTATATTAACTACACTACTGGCTTTCCAGTTGACCTGCAATCCGAAGTTATCGGATGAAGTGGGATTGGCGGCAAAAGGAAGAATAGCGAAACTAGTACCTGTACCACCAGTGATGTTATAACCAGATCCAAAAGCAGCAGTTGAGCCAGTACCAACGGGGACAGGGGCAGGAAAGTATTTGCGGGCGTAGGCGAAGCTAATATCTAGACTGCGACTGGGTGTGAAGGTTAGTTGACCAAGTGCCTCATAGGAGTTACCAAAGAGTCCTCCTTTATTGGTTGCATTGCCACCAGGGTTATTAGCTAGACCGTCATCTACTATGTAACCTGCATTGAGTTGGAGTTGATTATTAAATTTATGGGCAAAAGCTAGACCGGCACCGTCAAAGCCGGGTCGGTAAATTACAGGGTTGAAAAGTGCAAACCGGGAGAGAGTACCAGTTTGGGCATTACCAATCAAGGGATTTAGTGTTGGAGCAAAAGTAACTGGTTGCAACGCTCTTGGGCCTATCCAAACAGTAGTTTTAGCTCCAATTGGGAAGCGATAGAACAATCTGTCAAGATAAACAGAACCATCTGTGTAAAAAGTATTCCTTTCAACATTAAACCGAGTCTGTGGAGTTCCTGTCAGAGGTGTTGTTCCTCCAGGGAAAACTGCGCCTGAGAGGGCTGGAACGTTAACTGCTGTTAAACTAGTGGTCAACTGGTCTTTACCAGTAAAGCTGGTTTGTAGGGCAAGTGTAGCGCGGTAGCTAAAAAAGACGTTGGTGTTATCCCTATTACTATTGACACCGTGACCAAAAGTATCACCCACAAAGAATTGTGCAATCCCTTGCAGTTTGGTAGTTGTAGAAAACTGAGTTGCTTCTAACTTAGCAGTACGTGTTTCTAAGGCATCTACCCGTCCGCGCAATGTGGTAAGTTCAGCAGCAAACTGTTCTTGTAGTTTTTGCAGAGTAGCTAAGTCTTCTTTTCGTACTAAATCTCCGGTGCTAGTAGCAATCAGTTCGTTGAGGCGATCGAGGGCTGCATTCAAGCCTGCGGCAAATTCATAACGAGTCAACGCCCGATTACCTTTAAATGTGCCATCTGGATATCCTGCAATCACTCCGTAGCGTTCAACCAAAGACTGCAACGCTTGAAAGGCCCAATCTGTAGGCTGAACATCAGAGAGTTGTGAAACAGATGTAACTTGCTCTGTGCGATCGCTAGAAACACTTAAAACTGGCAATTTTAATGCGCTACCCAATGGTTCTGCATTCGATGAAGTCTTCTGAGTAATGTCGGTTGGGGTAATGTCTGATATTACTTGCTGTGTCGGCTGTGCTGTCTTTTCTACTTCAGCGGCACTTGTTGCTGAAGACAGCGCTAAGAGTCCACCAAACAAAGCTGGAATCACTAGCAAATAATTCCACAAAACTTTAGGCATGGGTTCTTTGTTCCTCACACAATATCAACTAAATTCCGCTGCTCAATCTTTTTCGGTAGCTACAAGACCTTGTGGAAGAGCGAACATCCGTATATATATTTCTTCTTGGAATTTCTTCGGTTTCCAAGTAGGGACGTACATCTGTACGCCCCTACGACCGATTCATTTGTTGCAAAAATTTAGCCATCAATTATTTATTGACAGACTAATAGCTAGGGTTTCAGAATTTATACACTTTAGACGCTAAACAGCTTATTAGCTTTTAGCTACTTTCACTAAGCTCGAATTCTGAAAAACATTGGTAGCTAGATGCTAGGAGCCGGAATAGGATTCCTAGCTCTTGTTTGGAAAAATTTATTAAACAACGATAACTCTATCGGAATTAAGTACTTTCTGTACTAACATTGGATATTTGCATAAAAGACTTTAAAAAGCAAGCCTCTTGAGAGAGATAATTAAGCTTATTTTACATAACTTTATGTTTGAAGATGTTTCTGGAAATACTTGCTTTTTGTCGAAAACTGTGAAAAGCTTTGTTATATCAAAAACTACGGTTTATTGATCAAGATAAAGTAGTTGTGATAATCTAGTGACAACTTGTCTTTAAAGTGGCCATATTTACAGGCTACTAGCTAGATTTCTATTTAATTTATTTATTTTGCAGCATCGATGGGGTGAAGACTTGATGCTTAAGACTTTATCGATGGGGGGAAATGGCAAATGATCAAGACGTTAACAACCGATTTGGAACTCGACTTAGAAGCAGATGTGCTTGTGATTGGAGGTGGCCCATCTGGGACTTGGGCGGCATGGAGTGCTGCATCAAGTGGATCTAGGGTAATCCTTGTTGATAAAGGATATTGTGGCACAACTGGATGCGCTGCTGCATCTGGAAATGGTGTATGGTATGTGCCACCCGATCCAGAAGCACGGGAAACAGCGAAGGCGAGTCGGGAATCGTTGGGTGGGTTTTTAGCCGATCGCAATTGGATGGATCGGGTATTGAATCAGACTTATGTAAGCGTCAATCAGTTAGCAGAGTGGGGTTATCCCTTCCCTACCGACGATGAAGGCAAACCCTACCGGCGATCGCTGCAAGGGCCAGAATATATGCGGCTGATGCGGCGGCAAATTCAGCGCGCTGGAGTCAAGATTTTAGACAACAGCCCCGCCTTAGAACTACTGGTAGATGACGATGGTGCTGTTGCTGGTGCAACAGGTGTGAACCGTCAGACTGGTGAGAAATGGATAGTGCGATCGCCAGCCACGATCATTGCAACAGGTGGCTGTGCGTTTCTCAGTAAAGCGTTAGGATGCAACGTCCTGACAGGGGATGGTTATCTGATGGCGGCAGAAGCAGGAGCCGAGATGTCGGGTATGGAATTTTCCAATGCTTACGGCATCTCCCCCGCCTTTTCTTCAGTCACCAAAACCCTGTTTTATAATTGGGCAACTTTTACCTACGAAGACGGTACTGTGATTCCGGGGGCAAGTTCTCATAGACGGTCAGTAATTGCTGAAACCTTACTGCAACAACCAGTCTACGCCATCATAGACAAAGCGGCAGAATCAATGCGGCCATCTATGCGTTTAGCACAGCCGAACTTCTTTTTACCCTTTGACCGTGCAGGCATCGATCCATTTACCCAACGTTTTCCTGTCACCCTGCGTCTAGAGGGGACTGTGCGCGGTACAGGGGGAATTCGGATTGTCGATGAGAGTTGTGCTAGTTCTGTAAGGGGACTCTATGCGGCTGGAGATGCAGCGACACGAGAACTAATTTGTGGCGGATTTACTGGTGGTGGTAGTCATAATGCCGCTTGGGCAATATCTTCTGGTTATTGGTCAGGGAAATCGGCTGCTGAATATACCCACAGTTTGGGAGAACATAAAACTCAACGACAAGTTAAAAGAGTTGGAGAGGTAGTATTACATAGTGGGAGCGATCGCACCTTAGCGACTGATGAAATTATTCAGGCAGTCCAAGCTGAAGTATTCCCCTACGAAAAGAACTATTTCCGTACAGAACAAGGCTTAACCGAGTCTTTAGGTAGGTTAAATCATCTTTGGCAAGAACTCCGTAGTAGCCAGGTAACATCAGAGAAAGAACTTCCCAGGGCGCGAGAAGCTGCGGCAATGTTAGCCACAGCACGATGGATGTACAGCAGTGCCATTGAACGTAAAGAAACTCGTGGAATGCACAAACATTTAGACTATCCAGAACAAGATGCTAACCAGCAACACTACCTAATTAGTGGCGGATTAGATCAAGTCTGGGTGAAGAGTCAGCCTTTACATGGTACAGAAAAGTCACAATCCAAAATAGGAGCAGCAGTGTGATTGAGTTGGTCAGCGAGTCGCGGTGCATAGAATGTAATATCTGCGTGAACATTTGTCCAACCAACGTGTTTGACAGAGTGCCAGATGCGCCGCCAACCATTGCCCGACAGAGTGACTGTCAAACCTGTTATATGTGCGAATTGTATTGTCCAGTTGATGCCCTTTATGTTGCACCAGAAAGCGATATGAAAACTTCAGTCAACGAGGCAGAATTAATACAAATTGGGCTATTGGGTAGTTATCGCGAAAACGTTGGTTGGGGACATAAACGCACCTCAACAGCAAAAGCCGATGAAACATTCCAAATTTTGAAGCAGATGAAATAGTAACGCAATGTGCAACTTATCCTTAGAACCCCACTTCCATTTTTCTTGCCACAGGGAGAAAGGTTTTGATTCTTGCTCCCCAAGGCTAGTAGGGAAAGGGTTGCGGGTTAGGTCTCTTGAGAAAGTTGCACACGGCGTATAGTACAGCGGAGAAAAAAGTCATGCTGTCGTTCCCAGTCGGAACAGATTCTATTAGTAAAAATAAATTTACTTCCAAATTATCAACCTCAATTGCTTGTATCCTGCTGTTACTAACTACAGGATGTAGCTCAGGGGAAACTAAGTCCGCTCAATCTGTTGAGGCTATTAATACCAAAAGTGCTAGCACTGTAGCTGCATCTAATAGCATTTCTACCCTGCGTATAGGTTATGTAGGTAGTTCAGAACCTACAGGGCCACTTGGTTGGGCAAAGAAAAAAGGAATTTTAGATCGTGAGTTGCAACAAGCGGGATTTAAAAATATTACTTTTGCAAGATTTCCTAACGGGCCGGATCTAAATGAGGCGCTGGTCGCAGGACAATTAGATGTTGGTTCTTTAGGGGATACACCAGCCATCGTTTTGAGAGCAAGGGGTCAGGAAACTCGACTGCTAAGGATCACTCAGTTTAATACAACCGCCTGGTTAGTGGCGAAAAAGAATGGCCCGCGATCGCTTGCTGAACTTAAGGGTCAAAAAATAGCTACCCAAAAAGGTTCTTATATGCATCGATACCTGCTGGGTCTATTAGCTGAAGCAAAAATTGCCAAGGATGTAAAAGTTGTCCACTTGATGACTACTGAGGCAAAAGCAGCTTTAGAACGTGGTGATGTCGCAGCTTATGCAACTTCCAGCGATCTAGGGCCTTTTCTGAAATCACAAGGGTTTCCAGTGATTGATTCTTCGGCGAATCATAAGGGTTTGTCAGGGACATCATTAGTTGTTGCAACCGAAAGCTTTTTGGCGAAACAGCCTGATTTCCCCCAGAAATTTAATGCAATTCTCACAGAAGCAGCCAAGGATTTAAAAGCTAATTCTGAAGAATATTATCAGTACCATGCCCAAACTACTAAATATCCCATCGATATCATCAAAGTATCCTTCCCTCTCAAACAGGTATCAGAAGAACCATTACCAGCTGAGGGTGTGAAACTTTTAGAAGGGACAAAGAATTTTTTAGTTTCGCAGGGTTTAGCAAAGTCCAACTTTCAATTAACAGATTGGGCTATTAAAGAAAAATAAAGAGTGGGGGAGATGAGGAGGCAGAAATCAGTAACTTTTCTGAGCAAGAAAAACAAATTTTTGTAATTAAGTCTTTCAAAGGTGCAATTCCCAAGCTCAAAGGTGCAATTCCCAAGCTCAAAGGTGCAATTCCCAAGCTCAAAGGTGCAACTTCCAGGCTCAAAGGTGCAACTTCCAGGCTCAAAGGTGCAACTTCCAAGCTAAAAGGTGCAACTTCCAAGCTAAAAGGTGCAACTTCCAAGCTAAAAGGTGCAACTTCCAAGCTAAAAGGTGCAACTTCCAGACTAAAAGGCTCAACTCCCAGGCTCAAAGGTGCAACTCCCAGGCTCAAAGGTTCAACTTCCAGGCTCAAAGGCTCAACTTCCAAGCTCAAAGGCTTAACTTCCAGGCTTATAAACTTAGGACTCACGCAATAACTCTCTGAAACTCTTATTCCTTCGTGTCCTTTGCGCCTTTGCGGTTCGTTTTTCCATTATTTTGCGTAAGTCCTGTAACTTTCCGCTTCCCTCTTGACCAATCCATTTGAAAATCTAGGTAAAATGGCCATGACTATTGCACTAGACCGTCCACATAAAACCAAGTCTGCTCAAATTCGGGAAAAACTGGGTTATCCGATCATCGACACTGATGTACATACCCAAGAATTTCCGCCAGCATTCTTAGACTATTTAGAGCAAGTTGCTGGAACTGCGATCGCAGAGCGTTTTCAAGAACACTTACCCGGTGCATCTCGCTCTAAATGGTTTAAGCAATCTTGGGATGAACGCCGCGCTAACCGTACCGCCCGCCCTCCTTTCTGGACTCGTCCTACTAACGATGCTTTAAATTTAGCTACCGTTAGTTTGCCTAAGTTGTTGCACGAACGCTTACAAGAAGCAGGTACAGACTTTGCTGTTGTGTACCCTAACTTGGCAACGATGGCGCCACATATTGGCAATGAAGAGATGCGGCGGGCTGTTTGTCGGGCAGCGAACACTTACCACGCTGATATTTTCCGTCCTTATAGCGATCGCTTAACACCCATTGCTTCCATCCCCATGAATACGCCCGAAGAGGCGATCGAAGAGTTGGAATATGCTGTGAAAGTACTGGGACTCAAAGCAATTCAAATCCCCGGACATATCCGCCGCCCGATTCCCGCCTTTGAGAAGTATGGCGAAGAAGTAGCTAACGAAGCCATCTGGATTGACACCTTTGGCTTGGATAGTAAATATGATTACGATCCCTTCTGGGCAAAATGCGTAGAACTAAAAGTCGTACCCACCACCCACTCTTCCGGTATGGGTTGGATCAATCGGCGTTCCATTAGCAATTACCAATACAACCATATTGGTCACTTTGCATCGGCTGCGGAAGCGCTGTGTAAATCTTTGTTCTTTGGTGGTGTAACTCACCGCTTCCCCACACTCAAGTTTGCTTTCTTAGAAGGAGGTGCAGCTTGGGGTGCTAGTTTGTACACTGATTTGATTTGGCACTGGGATACCCGTAATAAAGATCATTTGGTGGAAAACAACAATCCCGCCAATATTGATCGCGAAGAACTGCTAGAACTTTATACCCGTTATGGTGGTGAATTAGTACATGGTCGTTTGGATCAGCTAGGTAGCGGTTTAGGTTTCCACGCCGAATTAGTAGCGCCCTTAGAACCAGGTGATTTGGATGAATTCGCCGTTGCAGGAGTAACGAAGCCAGAGGATATCCGCGATCGCTTCTTGAATCACTTCTACTTCGGGACAGAATCAGATGATACCCGTGTAGCTCAAGCCTTTAACCGCAAAGCTAATCCTTATGGCGATCGCGTGAAAGCATTTTTAGGTTCCGATTCTGGTCATTGGGACGTACCTGATATTACTGCGATCGCAGCTAATACCTATTCAATGGTAGAACGCAAGATTATCACTGAAGAAGATTTGCAATATTTTCTATCGATTCATCCCTTGGAGTTATACACCAGCCTGAATCGTGATTTCTTCAAAGGTACGGCTGTGGAGAAAACCGCAGATGAATTTTTGGCTGCGAAAGAGACGCGATAAATCGCCGTCTCTACAAAGGATTGATTCTGCGTCTTTGCCAATCCCCATAAACAATTTGAATAATTTAGGGTAAACTATCATGACGATTGCTCTAGACCGTCCACAAAAAACCAGGTCTGCTCAAATTCGCGAAAAACTTGGTTATCCAATCATTGATACTGATGTACATACCCAAGAATTTGAACCAGCAGTCTTAGATTATTTAGAGCAAGTTGGTGGAACTGAACTTGTCGAACGTTTCAAAGAAAATTTACCAGGATCATCCCGCTTTAAGTGGTACAAGCAAAGTTGGGAAGAACGTTTTGCTTATCGTACCAATCGCCCTAACTGGTGGGGTCGTCCAACCAAAAATACTTTGAATTTGGCTACCATTAGCTTGCCCAAGTTGCTGCACGAACGCTTACAAGAAGCAGGTACAGACTTTGCTGTTGTGTACCCCAACTTGGCAACAATGGCCCCAAATATCGGCAACGAAGAAATGCGCCGGGCTGTTTGTCGGGCTGTTAACACCTACCATGCTGATATTTTCCGCCCTTATAGCGATCGCTTAACACCCATCGCCGCTATTCCACTGCACACTCCCCAAGAAGGGATTGAAGAATTGGAATATGCGGTAAATGTTCTCGGACTCAAAGCAATTCAAATCCCCGGTTACGTCCGTCGTCCAATTCCTGCCTTTGAAAAATACGGCAAAGAAGTCGCTAACGAAGTGGTTTGGATTGATAACTTTGGCTTAGATAGCGAGTATGATTACGATCCATTCTGGGCTAAGTGCGTAGAACTGAAAGTTGTACCCACAACTCACGCTTCTAGCCAAGGTTGGACAACTCAGCGTTCTGTCACCAACGCCCAGTACAATCACATTAATCACTTTGCCTTTGCAGCCGAAGCATTATGCAAATCGCTGTTCTTTGGTGGAGTTACTCGCCGCTTCCCGCAATTAAAGTTTGCCTTCTTAGAAGGTGGTTCAGCTTGGGGTGCTAGTCTATACGCTGATATTATTTGGCATTGGGAAACCCGCAACAAACAACATTTGTTGTCAAATAACAATCCTGCTATTATCGACAAGGAAGCATTAGTAGAGTTGTACACTCGCTACGGTGGCGAACTTGTAGATGGACGCTTAGATAAAATTGGCGACGGTTTAGGATTCCACCATCAGCTATTAGCGCCAGAAGATCCAGGCGAACTCGACGAATTTGAACTAGCAGGAATCGAGAAGCCAGAAGATGTGCGCGATCGCTTCTTGAATCATTTCTACTTCGGTACAGAATCAGACGATACCCGTGTCAGCCAAGCCTTTAACCGTGCAGCGAATCCCTTTGGCGATCGCGTTAAAGCCTTTTTGGGTTCCGATTCCGGTCACTGGGATGTGCCTGATATCACCGCCGTTACTGCCAACGCCTACTCAATGGCAGAACGCGAAATCATTACCGAAGAAGACCTCCGCTACTTCCTCTCAATCCATCCTTTGGAGTTGTACACCAGTCTCAATCAAGACTTCTTCAAGGGTACAGGTGTTGAGAAAGCCGCAAACGAATATCTAGCGGCTAAGAAATAACTGTCATTGGTGATTAGTCATTTGCAAAGGACTAATCACCAATGACAATCACAACGTTCCATGTTCCATTTCCTCTGTTCACTTGTAGCGTGGGTCTTGCCCACTCTACATTTCTCTTAAATAACGAACCGCAGAGGCGCAGAGGACACGGAGAAAGAGAGTTGAAAAAATATCCTAAAACTGACGCCAAAATCCTCTTGATTTCTCCTCCCTCTGCGTTCTCTGCGTCTCTGCGGTTCGTTTATTTGGATAATTTATTGGTTAGAAATCCCTAAAAGGATAATTTAATTATGGTGCTAGATATTACAAAACCAAAGGATTACGTTGACCTAGCAACTTCTCTATCCAAGGAACTTGCTCAATCGGCAGTTGAACGGGATGCTAAAGCTGGAGTTCCAGAAGAGGAAATTAATAAACTACGTGAAAGTGGACTGCTACCACTGATTGTACCGAAGCAATATGGTGGCATTGGTGCAACTTGGATTGATGCTTTAAAAGTTGTCAGAAAGCTATCAAAAGCAGATGGTTCAATTGGTCAATTATATGGTAATCATCTCAATTTAACGGCTTTGGGTCACGTTTCTGGCACACCAGCCCAAAAAGAAAAATATTATAGAGAAACTGCTAAAAATAACTTATTTTGGGCAAACGCCATTAATACACGCGATACTAGGCTGAAAATTAATCCAGAAGGTGAGAATTTTCGGGTTAATGGTGTTAAAAGCTTTGGTACAGGTATTTCCGTTGCCGATTATCGGGTATTCTCCGCTTTAGAAGATGGCGTAGAATTGCCCTTCATATTCATAATTCCCAAAGACAGGGAAGGGTTAGTTTCTAATCACGATTGGGACAACATCGGGCAACGTCGTACTGATAGCGGTAGTTATACATTTAACAATGTTCTAGTAGAGAAAGATGAGATTTTGGGGCCACCAAATCCTCCTGATAGTGCCTTCTCAACTTTTCTTGGGATTATTGCCCAGCTAACAAAAACCAACGTTTATCTGGGAATTACTAAAGGAGCCTTCGCTGCTGCTCGTGAATATACTAAAACTACTACTAAAGCGTGGATTACATCAGGGGTAGATAGTGCTACTCAAGATCCATATATTCTGCACCATTACGGAGACTTTTGGCTTGAAATTCAAGCTGCGATCGCACTAGCCGACCAAGCAGCCGAGAAGGTGCAAGCAGCCTGGGAAAAGGATGCATCGCTGACTCATCAAGAAAGGGGAGAAGTTGCGATCGCAGTTTCCGCAGCCAAAGCATTAGCGACCCGTGTAGGTATAGATATTACCAACCGCATCTTTGAAGTGACGGGAACTCGCGCCACAGCAACTAAATATGGATTTGATCGTTACTGGCGAGATTTGCGAACCTTTACCCTCCACGATCCTGTGGATTACAAATTGCGTGCGATCGGCGATTGGGTACTCAACGATCAGCTACCCGTCATCACCCAATATTCTTAGGGCATTGGAAATGGGAACGGGATACTAAGGAAGAGTTTTCCCAATGCCCAATATTCAAGCTGTCTACTCGCTGTTTTGTAGGGTGGGCGTTATCTAATTCCACCTTACTTACCTAAATCTAAAATCCAAAATCCAAAATCCAAAATTAATATGACTCAACTAAAAACACTTCCTACCTACGACCCAAGTTTATTTGAGGGAGCCGCAGAGGGCTACGCTCAATATAGAACCAAATACCCACCAGTTGTATTCGACAAACTAGCCGAAATATTTCATCTCAATGGTCAAGGACGACTCCTTGATTTAGGTACTGGCCCAGGATTAATTTCAATTCCCCTACGAACCAAATTTGAAGAAGTTGTGGCGATCGATCCCGATCCCGGTATGATTGCAGAAGCCAAACGGCAAGCAGCAACAGTCGGAGCAAATAATATTACTTGGTTAGAGCAAGGAGCAGAGTTAATCGACTCTAGTTTAGGGAAATTTAAGTTAACCACGATTGGTAGAGCCTTCCACTGGATGGAACGCGAACTAGTTCTTGAACGCCTTTATGAATTGCTAACTGATGATGGTGCATTAGCATTGCTTAACACTGGTGATAACCCTTGGGAAAGCAATCTACCTTGGAAACAAGCTGCTGTTGGAGTAGTGAAAAAATGGTTAGGGGATGAGCGACGGACTGGACAACGAGGACAAGGTATTCGTAAGCCAGTCGATCCTCCCCATGAAGTTGTAATTGGCAATTCGGCTTTTGCTCGTCAAGAAACTTATGAAGTGCCATTTGAAAAATCTTGGACTGTCGATAGCTATCTGGGCTACTTATACACTACAGCCTTCTCTCTGAAAATTTTCTATGGTGATAATGCTCCAGCATTTGAAAAGGATCTTAGAGAAGCGCTACTAGCAGTTGAGCCGTCTGGACATTTTACAGAAGAACTGCAAGCTACAATTCTAGTCGCTTGGAAGCACTAGTACGGTAAGGCAGAAGTACAAAAGTCAAAATAATTGTATTCCAAGCTCTTGCTAGCAAAATTGAACACGAATAAAACAGAGTTTCATTCACAAATTTCAATCTTCCACTAGCACCACTCTGGAGTGGGTCTTTCTCACTCCACTTCCTAAATTTTTCCTCTTAAGCTAATAAAACATCTAAATTGCATAATCGAATTAAACATAACTCTTGTGGAGTGGGGAACATGAGCGCCCAGCTTATGCAATTTAAATATGGAATAGCTTAACTCTTAAATTCTCAGTTCCTCGAGTCGTTATAGAGTGGGTATGACCCACTCTCTTTTCTAACTTCCGACATAAAAAATCATATTCATTTTGAATTCTGACTACTGAATTCTGCTCGATAAAATTCAGTCAAACAAAAATAAAAACTAAAAATATCCATTTACCTCAAGAAATTACATTGAATCATGTTCAGAAGCTACAGAAAGTCATGGTTGCCTGCGAGTATAGCTCGTTATTTTTTGCTGGCGTTTACGACTTTTCTGTTAGTGACAGGCTGTAGCTCTCCAAGTACTCAAAACAATACTTCCCAAGTTGAGCCAACTACTGCAAGCTCAAAAAAACTAGAGGTGATCAACATCGGTCATCAGAGTGGTACACCAGGTCTGAACTTACTGAAAGCTCAGGGCTATTTGGAAAAGCGCTTTGCTGCTGATGGCATTGCTATCAAATGGATAGAATTTCGCGGCGGCCCGCCAATGATGGAAGCAATGGCTGCAAACAGTGTTGATATTGGTAACGTTGGAAATCTACCACCAATTTTTGCTCAAGCTGGTGATAATCCCATTGTTTATGTTGCTGCAACTGCTTCCAACGCAGGCGCTCAAGCAGTTATTGTCCGTAAGGATTCACCAATCAAAACTCTTGTGGAACTCAAGGGTAAGAAAGTTGCAATCCAAAAAGGAACAGCCCTACAATATTTGCTTTTGAAAGCTATAGCAAGTGCTGGATTAACTCTCAATGATATTCAACCTGTTTACCTGAATATTCCAGAAAGTCAGGTTGCTTTTGAAAGTGCCAGGGTTGATGTGTTACCCACTAGCGATCCGTTTTATGCTCGGAAAGAGCGAGCAAATGAAATACGAGTTTTAGCTAAAGGTTCTGATGTCGCCCCTCAACGAGCCTACTATATTGCGAC
This Nostoc sp. C052 DNA region includes the following protein-coding sequences:
- a CDS encoding FAD-dependent oxidoreductase: MIKTLTTDLELDLEADVLVIGGGPSGTWAAWSAASSGSRVILVDKGYCGTTGCAAASGNGVWYVPPDPEARETAKASRESLGGFLADRNWMDRVLNQTYVSVNQLAEWGYPFPTDDEGKPYRRSLQGPEYMRLMRRQIQRAGVKILDNSPALELLVDDDGAVAGATGVNRQTGEKWIVRSPATIIATGGCAFLSKALGCNVLTGDGYLMAAEAGAEMSGMEFSNAYGISPAFSSVTKTLFYNWATFTYEDGTVIPGASSHRRSVIAETLLQQPVYAIIDKAAESMRPSMRLAQPNFFLPFDRAGIDPFTQRFPVTLRLEGTVRGTGGIRIVDESCASSVRGLYAAGDAATRELICGGFTGGGSHNAAWAISSGYWSGKSAAEYTHSLGEHKTQRQVKRVGEVVLHSGSDRTLATDEIIQAVQAEVFPYEKNYFRTEQGLTESLGRLNHLWQELRSSQVTSEKELPRAREAAAMLATARWMYSSAIERKETRGMHKHLDYPEQDANQQHYLISGGLDQVWVKSQPLHGTEKSQSKIGAAV
- a CDS encoding 4Fe-4S binding protein is translated as MIELVSESRCIECNICVNICPTNVFDRVPDAPPTIARQSDCQTCYMCELYCPVDALYVAPESDMKTSVNEAELIQIGLLGSYRENVGWGHKRTSTAKADETFQILKQMK
- a CDS encoding ABC transporter substrate-binding protein translates to MLSFPVGTDSISKNKFTSKLSTSIACILLLLTTGCSSGETKSAQSVEAINTKSASTVAASNSISTLRIGYVGSSEPTGPLGWAKKKGILDRELQQAGFKNITFARFPNGPDLNEALVAGQLDVGSLGDTPAIVLRARGQETRLLRITQFNTTAWLVAKKNGPRSLAELKGQKIATQKGSYMHRYLLGLLAEAKIAKDVKVVHLMTTEAKAALERGDVAAYATSSDLGPFLKSQGFPVIDSSANHKGLSGTSLVVATESFLAKQPDFPQKFNAILTEAAKDLKANSEEYYQYHAQTTKYPIDIIKVSFPLKQVSEEPLPAEGVKLLEGTKNFLVSQGLAKSNFQLTDWAIKEK
- a CDS encoding amidohydrolase family protein encodes the protein MTIALDRPHKTKSAQIREKLGYPIIDTDVHTQEFPPAFLDYLEQVAGTAIAERFQEHLPGASRSKWFKQSWDERRANRTARPPFWTRPTNDALNLATVSLPKLLHERLQEAGTDFAVVYPNLATMAPHIGNEEMRRAVCRAANTYHADIFRPYSDRLTPIASIPMNTPEEAIEELEYAVKVLGLKAIQIPGHIRRPIPAFEKYGEEVANEAIWIDTFGLDSKYDYDPFWAKCVELKVVPTTHSSGMGWINRRSISNYQYNHIGHFASAAEALCKSLFFGGVTHRFPTLKFAFLEGGAAWGASLYTDLIWHWDTRNKDHLVENNNPANIDREELLELYTRYGGELVHGRLDQLGSGLGFHAELVAPLEPGDLDEFAVAGVTKPEDIRDRFLNHFYFGTESDDTRVAQAFNRKANPYGDRVKAFLGSDSGHWDVPDITAIAANTYSMVERKIITEEDLQYFLSIHPLELYTSLNRDFFKGTAVEKTADEFLAAKETR
- a CDS encoding iron uptake porin, which translates into the protein MPKVLWNYLLVIPALFGGLLALSSATSAAEVEKTAQPTQQVISDITPTDITQKTSSNAEPLGSALKLPVLSVSSDRTEQVTSVSQLSDVQPTDWAFQALQSLVERYGVIAGYPDGTFKGNRALTRYEFAAGLNAALDRLNELIATSTGDLVRKEDLATLQKLQEQFAAELTTLRGRVDALETRTAKLEATQFSTTTKLQGIAQFFVGDTFGHGVNSNRDNTNVFFSYRATLALQTSFTGKDQLTTSLTAVNVPALSGAVFPGGTTPLTGTPQTRFNVERNTFYTDGSVYLDRLFYRFPIGAKTTVWIGPRALQPVTFAPTLNPLIGNAQTGTLSRFALFNPVIYRPGFDGAGLAFAHKFNNQLQLNAGYIVDDGLANNPGGNATNKGGLFGNSYEALGQLTFTPSRSLDISFAYARKYFPAPVPVGTGSTAAFGSGYNITGGTGTSFAILPFAANPTSSDNFGLQVNWKASSVVNIGGWFGYTLAHQEGTSNDATIINGALTLAFPDLFKKANLGGLVFGVPPKVTSNDVTTRVNRDTSFHLEGFYTYRVNDNISVTPTLFVILNPQGDSANDPIWVGAIRSTFNF